TTTACTTGGTGGATTCATGCTGATCACCTCCTTTAACCGCTTAATAACTATCTTAACCTCATCCTCCCTTAAAGTATGAGTGTTAATGCATAAGTTACCGTCGCATTCACATGCATAAATCGGTGGATTCCCCTCCTTCAGTAGCCTAATGTATAGTTTCGTGTAATTTTCCGGTAACTTAACCTCAACCTTAGGTACAGTCACCGGCCTTATCCTCTCCCCAGGATGATTCACCCTCTTCTCAATTTTAAGACTTGGGAATGCTGCCGTTAATTCACTTAATATTTCATCAGCCATCTTATTCATTAAACTTAACCTCTCCTCATGGTTAATGCTTATGTACCTCTCCAGTGCTGCAATGAAAGCCGCAATATCCTCCTTACTAATTTTCATAACCCTACCTATAAATACTCTGGTCTGGCCATTAACACTAATATAGCTGAATGGGCTCATTAACCTGCATGCATTGAGTAGTTTAAGGTTATTTGCCAGGATTAAGCCTGTATCACCAGGTGCCCCAATATCCTTACCCCCACTGAAGACTACTAGGTCAGCCCCCATTCTAATAAACCTCGTTAAGTTAATTAATGGAGGTAGTTCAGCTGCAGCATCCACTATAACCGGTATGTTAAATTCACGCGCAATCTCAATAACCTTACTTAAAGTTACTTCACCCTCCTGTGGTTCGTATTGGAAATGTAGAATTGCGGCGGTTTTATCATTTAAGGCACCCCTAATGTCACTCTCACTAACCCCCCTTGGGGAGCCAGTAATCCTTAATTTACCGCCTGGGATATTAATGAAGTAGACATATGGGTTACCTACAGTATGCGGATACTGCACCACCACTTCATTCCTTAAACCATCGGTGAACGGTAACCTACTCATCTTATTAATGTCGCCTTCAGTAATTGCAGCTGCAATAGCCAGTACTAAGCCGGATCCAGCACCACTTGTTATTAAGGCTCCAGGAACGTTCAGCAACCTAGCAATATAATCCCCTGACTTAACTAAGAGTTCATTC
This genomic interval from Caldivirga sp. contains the following:
- a CDS encoding DegT/DnrJ/EryC1/StrS family aminotransferase, translated to MGILDRLGVRKVINACGTLTVLGSNRVDSEILGAMKEVADSFVDMNELLVKSGDYIARLLNVPGALITSGAGSGLVLAIAAAITEGDINKMSRLPFTDGLRNEVVVQYPHTVGNPYVYFINIPGGKLRITGSPRGVSESDIRGALNDKTAAILHFQYEPQEGEVTLSKVIEIAREFNIPVIVDAAAELPPLINLTRFIRMGADLVVFSGGKDIGAPGDTGLILANNLKLLNACRLMSPFSYISVNGQTRVFIGRVMKISKEDIAAFIAALERYISINHEERLSLMNKMADEILSELTAAFPSLKIEKRVNHPGERIRPVTVPKVEVKLPENYTKLYIRLLKEGNPPIYACECDGNLCINTHTLREDEVKIVIKRLKEVISMNPPSK